The Mercenaria mercenaria strain notata chromosome 8, MADL_Memer_1, whole genome shotgun sequence genome has a segment encoding these proteins:
- the LOC123565339 gene encoding probable G-protein coupled receptor 139 has product MANMSNTTTSVQYKDYTKYAEYKAGILIWKIIPPILIILGTVGNGLSILVLTRRSIRTSTTALFLTVLAFSDLVVLYSGLLRQWLIYLFDIDVREISQFGCKLNIWLVYSSLDFSAWILVGVTLERVVSAWLPHSAQTLCSRRSAAGLIISLGIFILAFNAHLLYGMVFKYTFDHSGHAELQKCVEVNNRYKDFFNVTWPWIDLCAFCLIPLTVIVMGNWFIVFKLINSQRRVHSRVVPSSAVNGRGPTTTPGPCGKPSSATAMLFTLNIVFLFSTLPISIYNIGYIYWTEGANERDHAQLDLWWAIVNMLMYVNNSINFFLYCLSGAKFRREAIRIFCPWKQNRVNVIGAIRLPADDL; this is encoded by the coding sequence ATGGCAAATATGTCTAACACAACTACAAGTGTACAGTACAAAGATTACACAAAATACGCGGAATATAAAGCTGGAATACTCATCTGGAAAATAATCCCTCCAATACTGATAATTCTTGGAACCGTCGGCAACGGCTTATCTATTCTAGTCTTAACGCGGAGATCTATTCGTACTTCAACAACAGCTTTATTTTTGACGGTTTTAGCGTTCTCTGACCTGGTCGTGTTGTACTCTGGACTTTTACGACAGTGgttaatttatttgtttgacaTTGACGTCAGAGAAATCAGCCAGTTCGGATGCAAATTGAACATCTGGCTTGTATACAGCTCTTTGGATTTTTCAGCTTGGATTCTTGTTGGTGTTACGTTAGAAAGGGTGGTTTCGGCATGGCTGCCACATAGTGCCCAAACTCTGTGCAGTAGGAGGAGCGCCGCTGGACTGATAATTTCCTTAGGAATTTTTATTTTGGCATTTAACGCTCATCTGCTGTATGGTATGGTATTCAAATATACATTCGACCACAGCGGGCATGCAGAGCTACAAAAATGTGTAGAAGTGAATAATAGATATAAAGATTTTTTCAACGTGACATGGCCTTGGATAGATTTATGTGCATTTTGTCTCATTCCTTTGACAGTTATTGTCATGGGAAATTGGTTTATAGTGTTTAAGTTGATAAACAGTCAAAGGAGGGTACACTCTAGAGTTGTTCCGTCGTCTGCAGTTAATGGAAGAGGACCGACGACAACACCGGGTCCATGCGGGAAACCATCCTCTGCCACTGCAATGCTTTTTACCTTAAACATCGTGTTTTTGTTCAGTACATTACCAATCAGTATATACAACATAGGGTATATCTACTGGACAGAGGGCGCCAACGAGCGCGATCATGCGCAGTTAGATCTATGGTGGGCTATAGTAAATATGTTAATGTATGTAAACAATTCAATTAACTTTTTTCTTTACTGTCTCAGTGGGGCCAAATTTAGGCGAGAAGCTATTCGAATATTCTGTCCATGGAAACAAAATCGAGTCAACGTTATTGGTGCAATTCGATTACCCGCTGATGATCTTTAA